A genomic window from Astatotilapia calliptera chromosome 12, fAstCal1.2, whole genome shotgun sequence includes:
- the arsk gene encoding arylsulfatase K isoform X2 has product MVMSDAFDGRLSFDPGSKLVQLPYTNYLRQLGSTFLNAYTNSPICCPSRAAMWSGQYVHLTQSWNNYKCLDANTTTWMDLLKENGYRTKMIGKLDYTSGAHSVSNRVEAWTRDVQFLLRQEGRPVSELVGNKSTVKIMSKDWENTDKATQWIHQTAASTTPEPFALYLGLNLPHPYKTESLGQTAGGSTFRTSPYWLTKVNSDLISVPKWLPLAAMHPVDYYSTFTKNCSGVFTDDEVKSIRAFYYAMCAETDAMLGQVISALRETGVLNNTVVIFTADHGELAMEHRQFYKMSMFEGSSHVPLLIMGPGLISGQQVNQLVSLVDLYPTVLEIAGISAVGNLSGQSLLPLLSTSIAFSNQQQRAWAFSEYHGCNVNASTYMLRSDQWKYITYADGLSVSAQLFDLTLDKDELHNVVHKFPDVQAHLEKQLRSIVDYPKVSEAVHVYNKKAFGAWRLSLGRNYSQVIGNLRWHVDWQKDALANERAIDKWLYGY; this is encoded by the exons ATGGTGATGAGTGATGCATTT GATGGTCGATTGTCCTTTGACCCTGGCAGCAAACTTGTACAATTGCCATATACAAACTATCTCAGGCAGCTCGGCTCCACCTTTCTTAATGCTTACACCAACTCGCCCATCTGCTGCCCTTCCAGAGCAG CAATGTGGAGCGGTCAGTATGTTCACCTCACTCAGTCGTGGAACAACTACAAGTGCTTAGATGCAAACACAACCACGTGGATGGATTTGCTGAAGGAGAATGGGTATCGTACCAAGATGATAGGCAAGCTGGATTATACATCTGGGGCTCACTCTGTCAG TAATCGAGTTGAGGCATGGACACGAGACGTCCAGTTCCTCCTGCGCCAAGAGGGCCGGCCTGTTTCTGAACTTGTTGGGAACAAGTCAACTGTAAAGATCATGAGCAAAGACTGGGAAAACACAGATAAGGCCACGCAGTGGATCCACCAGACAGCTGCGTCCACCACACCCGAGCCTTTCGCTCTTTACCTTGGCCTCAATTTACCTCACCCGTATAAGACTGAATCCCTGGGGCAGACTGCAGGGGGATCCACCTTCCGTACGTCACCATACTGGCTCACAAAG GTGAATTCTGACCTCATCTCTGTTCCCAAATGGTTGCCTTTGGCTGCCATGCACCCTGTTGACTACTACTCCACCTTCACCAAAAACTGCAGCGGTGTTTTTACCGACGATGAAGTCAAAAGCATTCGGGCCTTCTATTACGCCATGTGCGCCGAAACCGATGCCATGCTGG GTCAAGTGATTTCTGCATTGAGAGAGACCGGCGTGCTTAACAACACAGTCGTGATATTTACGGCTGACCATGGGGAGCTGGCCATGGAGCACCGGCAGTTCTATAAGATGTCGATGTTTGAAGGAAGCTCCCACGTTCCCCTTCTCATCATGGGGCCTGGGCTCATCTCTGGCCAGCAGGTCAACCAGCTTGTATCTTTGGTTGATCTCTATCCCACTGTGCTGG aGATTGCTGGGATTTCAGCAGTAGGGAATCTAAGTGGCCAGTCCCTCCTTCCTCTGCTGTCCACATCTATTGCTTTTTCTAACCAACAGCAGAGAGCCTGGGCATTCAGCGAATATCATGGTTGTAACGTCAACGCCTCTACTTACATGCTGCGAAGTGATCAGTGGAAATACATCACGTACGCCGATGGCCTGAGTGTTTCCGCGCAACTCTTTG atCTCACACTGGACAAGGATGAACTTCACAATGTGGTTCACAAATTCCCAGATGTGCAAGCACATCTGGAGAAGCAGTTGCGTAGCATCGTGGACTATCCAAAAGTGTCTGAAGCTGTTCACGTCTACAATAAAAAAGCATTCGGTGCATGGCGCCTTAGCTTAGGGAGAAACTATAGTCAAGTCATTGGTAACCTCCGGTGGCATGTGGATTGGCAAAAAGATGCATTAGCCAATGAGAGAGCCATTGACAAGTGGCTCTATGGCTATTAG
- the arsk gene encoding arylsulfatase K isoform X1 — protein MPTNKSRMLFRRVFSFTSITSGGHEAVMNIIVLGFIFLSQQCGQSICQKASKPNIVMVMSDAFDGRLSFDPGSKLVQLPYTNYLRQLGSTFLNAYTNSPICCPSRAAMWSGQYVHLTQSWNNYKCLDANTTTWMDLLKENGYRTKMIGKLDYTSGAHSVSNRVEAWTRDVQFLLRQEGRPVSELVGNKSTVKIMSKDWENTDKATQWIHQTAASTTPEPFALYLGLNLPHPYKTESLGQTAGGSTFRTSPYWLTKVNSDLISVPKWLPLAAMHPVDYYSTFTKNCSGVFTDDEVKSIRAFYYAMCAETDAMLGQVISALRETGVLNNTVVIFTADHGELAMEHRQFYKMSMFEGSSHVPLLIMGPGLISGQQVNQLVSLVDLYPTVLEIAGISAVGNLSGQSLLPLLSTSIAFSNQQQRAWAFSEYHGCNVNASTYMLRSDQWKYITYADGLSVSAQLFDLTLDKDELHNVVHKFPDVQAHLEKQLRSIVDYPKVSEAVHVYNKKAFGAWRLSLGRNYSQVIGNLRWHVDWQKDALANERAIDKWLYGY, from the exons ATGCCCACTAATAAAAGTCGAATGCTTTTCCGACGGGTCTTTTCTTTCACGTCTATAACTTCAGGAGGACACGAAGCTGTCATGAACATAATAGTGCTGGGTTTCATTTTCCTTTCTCAGCAATGTGGTCAAAGTATTTGCCAGAAAGCATCCAAACCCAACATTGTGATGGTGATGAGTGATGCATTT GATGGTCGATTGTCCTTTGACCCTGGCAGCAAACTTGTACAATTGCCATATACAAACTATCTCAGGCAGCTCGGCTCCACCTTTCTTAATGCTTACACCAACTCGCCCATCTGCTGCCCTTCCAGAGCAG CAATGTGGAGCGGTCAGTATGTTCACCTCACTCAGTCGTGGAACAACTACAAGTGCTTAGATGCAAACACAACCACGTGGATGGATTTGCTGAAGGAGAATGGGTATCGTACCAAGATGATAGGCAAGCTGGATTATACATCTGGGGCTCACTCTGTCAG TAATCGAGTTGAGGCATGGACACGAGACGTCCAGTTCCTCCTGCGCCAAGAGGGCCGGCCTGTTTCTGAACTTGTTGGGAACAAGTCAACTGTAAAGATCATGAGCAAAGACTGGGAAAACACAGATAAGGCCACGCAGTGGATCCACCAGACAGCTGCGTCCACCACACCCGAGCCTTTCGCTCTTTACCTTGGCCTCAATTTACCTCACCCGTATAAGACTGAATCCCTGGGGCAGACTGCAGGGGGATCCACCTTCCGTACGTCACCATACTGGCTCACAAAG GTGAATTCTGACCTCATCTCTGTTCCCAAATGGTTGCCTTTGGCTGCCATGCACCCTGTTGACTACTACTCCACCTTCACCAAAAACTGCAGCGGTGTTTTTACCGACGATGAAGTCAAAAGCATTCGGGCCTTCTATTACGCCATGTGCGCCGAAACCGATGCCATGCTGG GTCAAGTGATTTCTGCATTGAGAGAGACCGGCGTGCTTAACAACACAGTCGTGATATTTACGGCTGACCATGGGGAGCTGGCCATGGAGCACCGGCAGTTCTATAAGATGTCGATGTTTGAAGGAAGCTCCCACGTTCCCCTTCTCATCATGGGGCCTGGGCTCATCTCTGGCCAGCAGGTCAACCAGCTTGTATCTTTGGTTGATCTCTATCCCACTGTGCTGG aGATTGCTGGGATTTCAGCAGTAGGGAATCTAAGTGGCCAGTCCCTCCTTCCTCTGCTGTCCACATCTATTGCTTTTTCTAACCAACAGCAGAGAGCCTGGGCATTCAGCGAATATCATGGTTGTAACGTCAACGCCTCTACTTACATGCTGCGAAGTGATCAGTGGAAATACATCACGTACGCCGATGGCCTGAGTGTTTCCGCGCAACTCTTTG atCTCACACTGGACAAGGATGAACTTCACAATGTGGTTCACAAATTCCCAGATGTGCAAGCACATCTGGAGAAGCAGTTGCGTAGCATCGTGGACTATCCAAAAGTGTCTGAAGCTGTTCACGTCTACAATAAAAAAGCATTCGGTGCATGGCGCCTTAGCTTAGGGAGAAACTATAGTCAAGTCATTGGTAACCTCCGGTGGCATGTGGATTGGCAAAAAGATGCATTAGCCAATGAGAGAGCCATTGACAAGTGGCTCTATGGCTATTAG
- the arrdc3a gene encoding arrestin domain-containing protein 3a isoform X1 — MVLGKVKSFTVSYDCLNDSNVPVFSSGDCVSGRVIIEVTGEIRVKSLKIHAKGFAKVRWTESRNAGSNTAYTQNYTEEVEYLNHKDILIGHERDDDNSEEGLTTIHSGRHEYAFSLELPQTPLATSFEGKHGSVRYWVKAELHRPWLLPMKTKKEFTVFEHIDINTPLLLSPQAGTKDKTLCCWFCTSGPISLSAKIERKGYTPGESIQIFAEIENCSSRMVVPKAAIYQTQTFYAKGKMKDVKQLVANLRGESLSSGKTETWNGKMLKIPPVSPSILDCSIIRVEYSLMVYVDIPGAINLSLNLPLVIGTIPLHPFGSRTSSVSSQCSMSWLGMGLPERPEAPPSYAEIVTEEQRQSCLDVPAAREELDGPLFAYIHEFRFQPPPLYSEIDPNPDHASRTEERRLDACPSR; from the exons ATGGTGCTAGGAAAGGTAAAGAGCTTCACAGTAAGCTATGACTGTCTCAATGACAGCAATGTCCCCGTTTTCTCGAGCGGGGACTGCGTCTCAGGGAGGGTGATCATCGAAGTCACCGGAGAAATCCGCGTGAAATCTCTCAAAATCCACGCGAAAGGATTTGCAAAAGTTCGTTGGACTGAATCGAGAAATGCTGGATCCAACACTGCCTACACGCAAAACTACACAGAAGAAGTGGAATATCTGAACCACAAAGACATCCTAATCGGACACGAGAGAG ACGATGATAACTCGGAGGAAGGACTCACCACTATCCATTCAGGAAGACATGAGTATGCATTCAGCCTTGAGCTTCCACAGAC ACCTCTGGCTACCTCTTTCGAAGGGAAACATGGCAGCGTGCGCTATTGGGTAAAGGCAGAACTCCACAGGCCATGGCTCCTACCCATGAAGACCAAGAAAGAATTTACAGTCTTTGAGCACATTGACATCAACACTCCATTATTGCTG TCACCACAGGCCGGCACAAAAGATAAGACACTTTGCTGTTGGTTCTGCACCTCAGGTCCTATTTCCCTAAGTGCCAAAATTGAGAGGAAAGGATACACCCCAG GGGAGTCAATCCAGATTTTTGCTGAGATCGAGAACTGCTCATCACGCATGGTCGTGCCAAAGGCGGCCATCTACCAGACTCAGACCTTCTACGCCAAAGGGAAGATGAAGGATGTCAAGCAGCTGGTGGCTAACCTGCGGGGAGAATCTCTGTCCTCGGGCAAAACGGAGACGTGGAACGGAAAGATGCTGAAGATCCCGccagtctccccctccatcctGGACTGCAGCATTATCAGAGTGGAGTACTCTCTCATG GTGTATGTAGACATACCTGGAGCGATCAACCTGTCCCTGAACCTGCCTCTTGTCATCGGAACCATCCCTCTTCACCCATTTGGTTCCCGCACCTCCAGCGTCAGCAGCCAGTGCAGCATGAGCTGGCTGGGCATGGGTCTGCCTGAAAGGCCGGAAG CTCCTCCAAGCTACGCTGAAATTGTGACGGAAGagcagagacagagctgtctggATGTCCCAGCAGCCCGCGAGGAGCTGGACGGACCTCTCTTTGCCTATATTCACGAATTCCGCTTCCAGCCCCCTCCCCTGTACTCTGAG ATTGATCCTAACCCAGATCATGCCAGCCGTACAGAGGAGCGCAGACTTGATGCTTGCCCATCACGCTGA
- the arrdc3a gene encoding arrestin domain-containing protein 3a isoform X2 — protein sequence MVYMCLDYCPPCFSDDDNSEEGLTTIHSGRHEYAFSLELPQTPLATSFEGKHGSVRYWVKAELHRPWLLPMKTKKEFTVFEHIDINTPLLLSPQAGTKDKTLCCWFCTSGPISLSAKIERKGYTPGESIQIFAEIENCSSRMVVPKAAIYQTQTFYAKGKMKDVKQLVANLRGESLSSGKTETWNGKMLKIPPVSPSILDCSIIRVEYSLMVYVDIPGAINLSLNLPLVIGTIPLHPFGSRTSSVSSQCSMSWLGMGLPERPEAPPSYAEIVTEEQRQSCLDVPAAREELDGPLFAYIHEFRFQPPPLYSEIDPNPDHASRTEERRLDACPSR from the exons ATGGTATATATGTGTTTGGACTATTGTCCTCCTTGTTTTTCAGACGATGATAACTCGGAGGAAGGACTCACCACTATCCATTCAGGAAGACATGAGTATGCATTCAGCCTTGAGCTTCCACAGAC ACCTCTGGCTACCTCTTTCGAAGGGAAACATGGCAGCGTGCGCTATTGGGTAAAGGCAGAACTCCACAGGCCATGGCTCCTACCCATGAAGACCAAGAAAGAATTTACAGTCTTTGAGCACATTGACATCAACACTCCATTATTGCTG TCACCACAGGCCGGCACAAAAGATAAGACACTTTGCTGTTGGTTCTGCACCTCAGGTCCTATTTCCCTAAGTGCCAAAATTGAGAGGAAAGGATACACCCCAG GGGAGTCAATCCAGATTTTTGCTGAGATCGAGAACTGCTCATCACGCATGGTCGTGCCAAAGGCGGCCATCTACCAGACTCAGACCTTCTACGCCAAAGGGAAGATGAAGGATGTCAAGCAGCTGGTGGCTAACCTGCGGGGAGAATCTCTGTCCTCGGGCAAAACGGAGACGTGGAACGGAAAGATGCTGAAGATCCCGccagtctccccctccatcctGGACTGCAGCATTATCAGAGTGGAGTACTCTCTCATG GTGTATGTAGACATACCTGGAGCGATCAACCTGTCCCTGAACCTGCCTCTTGTCATCGGAACCATCCCTCTTCACCCATTTGGTTCCCGCACCTCCAGCGTCAGCAGCCAGTGCAGCATGAGCTGGCTGGGCATGGGTCTGCCTGAAAGGCCGGAAG CTCCTCCAAGCTACGCTGAAATTGTGACGGAAGagcagagacagagctgtctggATGTCCCAGCAGCCCGCGAGGAGCTGGACGGACCTCTCTTTGCCTATATTCACGAATTCCGCTTCCAGCCCCCTCCCCTGTACTCTGAG ATTGATCCTAACCCAGATCATGCCAGCCGTACAGAGGAGCGCAGACTTGATGCTTGCCCATCACGCTGA